From Nonlabens sp. Ci31, the proteins below share one genomic window:
- a CDS encoding flippase-like domain-containing protein: protein MSVALHKSKQFLAPLIKIIVISICAYVLYLQWMERPLQIDELWIALQNLPWFTLVFMIVISLSSWLVESKKWQYLVDDFYELGICKSVTQNLTAQAASFITPFRAGEFALKSLFFKKYLRKKVLSRILAGNISQMLVTVILGVIGVLFYLKETLDLERAFYLICTGILLLLLVISVSLWLIKKWNSGTMTTQKWRNTIFFSLLRYLLFASNWLLLLWLLDYESSVLITIRNVTVFYLVVSIIPVFQVFDIAVKWTAATYIFEGTFFNSELILAVTTIIWLTNSILPTLLGCTLLPFQKLKTLEE, encoded by the coding sequence ATGTCTGTCGCGCTTCACAAATCTAAGCAATTCCTAGCTCCGTTGATAAAAATCATTGTTATCTCCATTTGCGCATACGTGCTTTACTTGCAGTGGATGGAACGGCCTTTGCAAATTGATGAGCTATGGATCGCTCTTCAAAACCTACCTTGGTTCACCTTGGTGTTTATGATTGTCATAAGCCTATCGAGCTGGCTGGTAGAAAGTAAAAAATGGCAGTATTTAGTAGATGATTTTTATGAGTTAGGCATTTGCAAAAGCGTCACACAAAACCTCACTGCACAAGCAGCAAGTTTTATAACCCCTTTCAGAGCAGGAGAATTTGCTCTAAAATCGCTGTTTTTCAAAAAATATTTACGTAAAAAAGTCCTCAGTAGGATTCTCGCAGGTAATATTTCCCAAATGCTGGTTACCGTTATACTAGGTGTAATAGGAGTCCTGTTTTATTTAAAAGAAACTCTTGACTTAGAAAGGGCATTTTATTTGATTTGTACAGGAATCTTATTGCTTTTACTTGTCATAAGCGTCTCTTTATGGCTTATCAAAAAATGGAATTCTGGAACCATGACCACACAAAAATGGCGTAATACCATTTTTTTTTCTCTACTGAGGTACCTCCTATTTGCAAGCAACTGGCTCCTTCTATTATGGCTGCTCGATTATGAATCTTCTGTTCTTATCACGATTAGAAATGTAACGGTGTTTTATCTCGTAGTTTCCATTATCCCCGTATTTCAAGTTTTTGATATAGCCGTAAAATGGACTGCTGCCACGTATATTTTTGAGGGTACTTTTTTTAACTCCGAACTTATTCTCGCAGTGACAACCATCATCTGGTTGACCAATTCTATACTACCTACTTTATTGGGTTGCACATTACTTCCATTTCAAAAACTTAAAACTTTAGAAGAATGA
- the rpsB gene encoding 30S ribosomal protein S2, which translates to MANNSDVKSLLDAGVHFGHLTRKWDPNMAPYIYMERNGIHIINLYKTAAKLTEATEALRKIAASGRKVLFVATKKQAKDIVAQHASDANMPYITERWPGGMLTNFVTIRKAVKKMATVDRMKKDGRYETLSKKERLQVDRMRAKLEKNLGSITEMTRMPAALFIVDTVREHIAVKEALKLGIPIFAMVDTNANPRDIDYVIPSNDDASKSIDIIVKEATDAIQAGLEDRKSEKNAEDQAIEQAKEEKEEKDAEKKAAKKEKAKADTTAKDEEE; encoded by the coding sequence ATGGCAAATAACTCAGATGTCAAGTCTTTACTTGACGCAGGTGTCCATTTTGGTCACCTAACCCGTAAGTGGGATCCTAACATGGCTCCTTACATCTACATGGAACGTAACGGAATCCATATCATCAATCTTTATAAAACAGCTGCAAAGCTAACGGAGGCTACTGAAGCACTACGTAAGATCGCTGCATCTGGACGTAAGGTTCTTTTTGTTGCTACTAAGAAGCAAGCAAAAGACATCGTTGCGCAGCACGCTAGTGATGCAAACATGCCTTACATCACAGAAAGATGGCCTGGTGGAATGCTTACCAACTTTGTAACCATCCGTAAAGCTGTTAAGAAAATGGCTACAGTGGATCGTATGAAAAAAGATGGTCGTTATGAAACTCTTTCTAAAAAAGAACGTCTTCAAGTAGACCGTATGCGAGCAAAATTAGAAAAGAACTTAGGTTCGATTACTGAAATGACACGTATGCCAGCAGCACTTTTTATCGTTGATACGGTACGTGAACACATCGCAGTAAAAGAAGCTTTGAAACTAGGTATTCCTATTTTTGCAATGGTTGATACCAATGCAAATCCACGAGATATCGATTATGTAATCCCTTCTAATGATGATGCATCTAAGTCTATAGACATTATTGTAAAAGAAGCTACAGACGCTATCCAAGCTGGTCTTGAAGATCGCAAGTCGGAAAAGAACGCAGAAGATCAAGCAATAGAACAGGCAAAAGAAGAAAAAGAAGAAAAAGATGCTGAAAAAAAAGCAGCTAAAAAAGAGAAAGCTAAAGCCGATACTACTGCAAAAGACGAAGAAGAATAA
- the ruvC gene encoding crossover junction endodeoxyribonuclease RuvC: MATEKIILGIDPGTAIMGFGIIKVNGNSMSFVQMNELDMRKLKDPYVKLRRIFERTIELIDTYHPDEIALEAPFFGKNVQSMLKLGRAQGVAMAAGLSRDIPVFEYAPLKIKQAITGKGTASKEQVAKMLQNLLGLKELPKNLDMTDGLAAAVCHFYNSGRIEVGKSYTGWAAFVKQNEKRIKK; encoded by the coding sequence TTGGCAACAGAAAAAATCATTCTTGGTATAGATCCTGGTACGGCAATCATGGGTTTTGGGATCATAAAGGTAAACGGTAATTCCATGAGTTTTGTGCAGATGAATGAGCTGGACATGAGAAAATTAAAAGACCCTTACGTGAAGCTACGCCGCATTTTTGAACGTACTATAGAATTGATAGACACCTATCATCCAGACGAAATAGCATTAGAAGCACCTTTTTTTGGTAAAAATGTTCAGTCCATGCTCAAATTAGGCCGTGCACAAGGTGTTGCGATGGCGGCAGGACTGTCTCGAGATATTCCTGTTTTTGAATATGCACCCCTAAAAATAAAACAGGCCATTACCGGAAAAGGAACTGCTAGTAAAGAACAAGTGGCAAAGATGTTGCAAAATCTTTTGGGATTAAAAGAATTGCCTAAAAATCTAGATATGACTGATGGTCTTGCTGCCGCCGTATGTCATTTCTATAATAGCGGTAGAATAGAAGTCGGTAAAAGTTATACGGGTTGGGCAGCCTTTGTGAAACAAAATGAAAAACGAATCAAAAAGTAG
- a CDS encoding zinc metalloprotease, which translates to MKKLLLSVLVALAVVSCSNDSNEESLDAINNDGLQLAAARKCHANENYEKMLLDPSFQQKVLEIEEQTEQFTNEFMSKKKPVRGGGGGGDGTPPADNLGVINIPVYVHVIYSNANENISDAQINSQISVLNADFRKSNSDAAQVPTQFAGLASDTEIQFNLVGVTRKSSTRTSWGTNDAMKSAANGGVDVVDPANAMNIWVCNIGGGILGYAQFPGGSASTDGIVVGPQYFGNTGYLSVPFDGGRTTTHEVGHYLNLRHIWGDGRCNRDDFVSDTPTSDRANYGCPSYPTTNCRSTDMTMNYMDYVDDSCMYMFSTGQKARMRSLFASGGVRASLNN; encoded by the coding sequence ATGAAAAAATTATTATTATCCGTTTTAGTTGCTCTTGCAGTTGTGTCTTGTAGCAATGATTCCAACGAAGAATCATTAGATGCCATTAACAATGACGGCCTTCAACTAGCAGCAGCTAGAAAATGTCACGCTAATGAAAACTATGAAAAAATGTTGCTCGATCCTTCTTTTCAACAAAAGGTGTTAGAGATTGAAGAGCAAACAGAGCAATTTACTAATGAGTTTATGTCGAAAAAGAAGCCTGTTAGAGGTGGTGGGGGTGGTGGCGACGGTACTCCTCCAGCTGATAATCTTGGGGTAATTAATATACCCGTCTATGTACATGTTATATATAGTAATGCCAATGAAAATATAAGCGATGCTCAGATCAATTCTCAAATTAGCGTACTTAATGCTGATTTTAGAAAATCCAATAGCGATGCTGCTCAGGTTCCAACTCAATTTGCTGGTTTAGCATCAGATACAGAAATCCAATTCAACCTTGTTGGTGTTACTAGAAAATCTTCCACTCGTACGTCATGGGGAACTAATGACGCTATGAAAAGTGCGGCTAATGGCGGTGTTGATGTGGTGGATCCTGCAAATGCAATGAACATTTGGGTTTGTAATATAGGTGGTGGAATCTTAGGTTATGCGCAGTTTCCAGGAGGAAGCGCTAGTACTGATGGAATCGTTGTTGGTCCTCAATATTTCGGAAACACCGGATATTTAAGTGTTCCATTTGATGGAGGTAGAACAACAACTCATGAAGTAGGTCACTACCTTAACTTACGTCATATTTGGGGTGATGGAAGATGTAATAGAGACGATTTTGTTTCTGACACTCCTACTTCAGATAGAGCAAATTACGGTTGCCCTTCTTACCCAACTACCAACTGTAGATCTACAGATATGACTATGAATTACATGGATTATGTAGATGATAGCTGTATGTACATGTTCAGTACTGGACAAAAAGCGAGAATGAGGTCTTTATTTGCATCAGGTGGAGTTAGAGCATCCTTGAACAACTAG
- a CDS encoding tetratricopeptide repeat protein gives MKKYFLWTLVICSSKMMAQLTPADSLVQSGNYQEGIEMYKSESESEFKMARVYAQIGDVYAALDSYQKGFKRDSISVQPRFEYARLALGNNDPVTAFNSLLPLIVEEPNNASYQYYMGKTHEDLSNDDAAISAFAKAVSLNKSYRAARIEWVKLLIKKRRFREAILHAKPALAIYPNDIKINSLIAQAYLGAKRYDKATEHFELLFSLGNDTEYNRKNLAWCYFNEGQWQLSIDTYERYNNDYEAANSLVHFIMSQAYLKLGKLKLSQDYIERAIVFKTPELHQEYLQLATVYVRQEDYRNAFYATKRAKKEKPDDDVIGYQYALAADQYYAGKSKKLEFYEEFIKQYLESPYQEIANARAEDLRREIFLAAKK, from the coding sequence ATGAAAAAATATTTTTTATGGACACTGGTCATCTGCTCCTCTAAAATGATGGCACAACTTACTCCAGCAGATAGTCTCGTACAGTCAGGAAATTATCAAGAGGGGATTGAGATGTATAAGTCAGAGTCAGAAAGCGAATTCAAAATGGCACGAGTTTATGCTCAAATAGGTGATGTCTATGCGGCGCTAGATTCCTATCAAAAAGGTTTTAAACGAGACAGTATTAGTGTGCAACCACGATTTGAATATGCGCGTCTCGCATTGGGTAATAACGATCCTGTGACTGCATTTAACAGCTTATTGCCCCTTATTGTAGAGGAGCCAAATAACGCGAGTTATCAGTATTATATGGGTAAGACTCATGAGGATTTAAGCAATGATGACGCTGCTATTTCCGCTTTCGCGAAAGCGGTATCCTTAAACAAATCATACCGAGCCGCTAGAATCGAGTGGGTAAAATTATTGATCAAAAAGCGAAGGTTTCGAGAAGCAATTCTTCATGCAAAACCGGCATTAGCAATTTATCCCAATGACATAAAAATAAATAGTTTAATTGCGCAGGCCTACCTCGGAGCAAAGAGATACGACAAGGCGACTGAGCATTTTGAATTGCTTTTTAGTCTTGGAAATGATACCGAGTACAATCGTAAAAATCTGGCGTGGTGCTATTTTAATGAGGGTCAGTGGCAGCTTTCTATAGATACTTATGAGCGCTACAATAATGATTATGAAGCTGCAAATTCGCTAGTTCATTTTATCATGTCACAGGCTTATTTAAAATTGGGTAAATTAAAGCTATCGCAGGATTATATTGAGCGTGCTATAGTGTTTAAGACTCCTGAGTTGCATCAGGAATACTTGCAGCTAGCCACTGTTTATGTGAGGCAAGAAGATTATAGAAATGCTTTTTATGCTACTAAAAGAGCTAAAAAGGAAAAACCAGATGACGATGTCATCGGGTATCAATATGCGCTTGCAGCAGATCAATATTATGCCGGTAAAAGCAAGAAGCTGGAGTTCTATGAAGAATTCATAAAGCAATATCTAGAGAGTCCCTATCAAGAAATTGCCAATGCACGTGCAGAAGATCTTCGGAGGGAAATTTTTCTAGCTGCCAAAAAATAG
- a CDS encoding DUF427 domain-containing protein, translating to MKATWNNHVIAESNATKVIENNHYFPAESIKKEYFKDSSTKSSCPWKGTASYYSLEVDGAENRDAAWYYAETKHAAKEIEGHVAFWKGVKIEES from the coding sequence ATGAAAGCTACTTGGAATAATCATGTAATTGCCGAAAGCAATGCCACCAAAGTAATAGAGAACAACCACTATTTCCCCGCAGAGAGTATCAAAAAAGAGTACTTTAAAGACAGCAGTACAAAGTCCAGCTGCCCATGGAAAGGAACAGCGAGTTACTATTCTCTTGAAGTAGATGGAGCCGAAAATAGAGATGCCGCCTGGTACTATGCAGAAACAAAACATGCTGCAAAAGAAATAGAGGGACATGTGGCGTTTTGGAAAGGTGTGAAGATTGAAGAATCATAA
- a CDS encoding rhodanese-like domain-containing protein, with translation MKKSSFLILFLLLILIPLGLMSQEKDSSQKNIPSLLRDYNHMTVPYLSVQMLQMEYKDYVILDTRNKEEFDVSHLLGAVWVGPSYDVNKVVAIDKKAKIVVYCSVGIRSEDYGEKMLKDGYKEVYNLYGSIFSWKDAGYVVVDQKNEPTEKVHVYTKSWSKYLKTGEKVY, from the coding sequence ATGAAAAAAAGTAGTTTTCTTATCTTATTCTTGCTTCTTATACTGATACCTCTTGGGTTGATGTCCCAAGAAAAAGATTCTTCACAAAAGAATATTCCTAGTTTGCTGAGGGACTATAATCATATGACCGTTCCTTACTTGAGCGTGCAGATGCTTCAAATGGAATATAAGGATTATGTAATTCTAGATACTCGTAATAAAGAAGAGTTTGATGTAAGTCACCTACTAGGTGCCGTATGGGTAGGACCTAGTTATGATGTAAATAAGGTAGTAGCAATAGATAAGAAAGCTAAAATAGTGGTTTATTGTAGTGTCGGAATACGATCGGAAGACTATGGTGAGAAAATGCTGAAGGATGGTTATAAGGAGGTTTATAATCTTTACGGGAGTATCTTTTCATGGAAAGACGCCGGTTATGTGGTAGTAGATCAAAAAAATGAGCCTACCGAAAAAGTTCATGTATACACAAAATCATGGTCCAAATATCTGAAGACCGGAGAAAAGGTCTATTAA
- a CDS encoding glycosyltransferase family 2 protein, giving the protein MSGLFFIIVFGYALMILLLSKEILTYPATKIDPTKEQLPFSIIINYRDEQNRLPALLNSIKKQQYRLEKTQWIFVNDKATDHSLEILQSFKVQNPKLQILLLDRIPKSASGKKDGITQALASSKYRHILTTDADCILPTEWVLSYNAIYNEHPDAHFIAAPVVIKQENTILTALQQQEMMALQLITAGSFSYRQPFMCNGANMSFTKEAFYEVNGYHGNNHISSGDDVFLLEKLAAEDVMKCRYLKSTAAMVITFPKLHLKSMIYQRARWAQKGSKTKSMLNKLLSFQVLLMSLLFITSPLLWSFSVITSQMFIGVLLVKAFTDIIVLVIADQFFGGVKWRFVIINFLIYPFLVLMIAVKSLSKPIWQGRTVNTPASPQD; this is encoded by the coding sequence ATGAGTGGGCTGTTTTTTATAATTGTCTTTGGTTATGCACTGATGATCCTTCTATTATCTAAGGAAATACTGACCTATCCCGCAACAAAAATAGACCCAACCAAAGAACAGCTCCCTTTCAGCATCATCATCAACTATCGCGATGAACAAAACCGTCTACCTGCATTATTAAATTCTATAAAAAAACAGCAGTATAGGTTAGAAAAAACACAGTGGATTTTTGTGAACGACAAAGCAACAGATCATAGCCTCGAGATACTTCAATCCTTTAAAGTACAAAACCCCAAACTCCAAATTTTACTCCTGGACAGAATACCAAAATCTGCTAGTGGTAAAAAAGACGGCATTACACAAGCCTTAGCATCGAGTAAATACCGTCACATCCTTACTACCGATGCCGACTGTATTTTACCAACAGAATGGGTCTTATCTTATAACGCCATTTACAACGAGCACCCCGACGCTCATTTTATTGCGGCTCCGGTAGTCATAAAACAAGAAAACACCATCCTAACTGCTTTACAGCAGCAAGAAATGATGGCCTTGCAATTGATCACCGCTGGTAGTTTTTCCTATCGCCAGCCTTTTATGTGTAATGGGGCAAACATGAGTTTTACTAAAGAAGCTTTCTACGAAGTAAATGGATACCATGGCAACAATCATATTTCCAGTGGCGATGATGTATTCTTACTTGAGAAACTCGCTGCAGAAGATGTTATGAAATGCCGTTACCTAAAATCTACAGCTGCGATGGTGATCACCTTTCCAAAACTCCATTTGAAAAGCATGATTTACCAACGTGCTCGCTGGGCACAAAAAGGCAGTAAAACTAAAAGCATGCTCAACAAACTTCTCAGCTTTCAGGTATTGCTAATGAGCCTATTATTTATAACGAGTCCTTTATTATGGTCCTTTTCAGTCATCACAAGTCAGATGTTTATAGGGGTGCTTTTAGTCAAAGCCTTTACTGATATAATAGTTCTTGTTATAGCAGATCAATTTTTTGGAGGTGTGAAATGGAGATTTGTAATTATTAACTTTTTGATCTATCCCTTTCTGGTACTTATGATAGCCGTCAAGAGTTTGTCAAAACCTATATGGCAAGGAAGAACCGTTAATACTCCAGCGAGTCCACAGGACTAA
- a CDS encoding L-histidine N(alpha)-methyltransferase — MTKKESFQQEFEQHVKEGLSKFPKFLSSKYIYDDRGDKLFQQIMALPEYYLTTAEFNIINQYKSDLRSLFENDKGFDLIELGAGDGKKTKVFLEELDHHKSNFTYIPIDISQHAIDELSSSIKKVWPKMDVQGEQGTYFKVLKQLAKYNKRPKMIMVLGSNIGNLAHAEAIDFLKQIQKIMSSEDRLFMGFDQKKDPLTIQTAYADTTGVTQEFNRNLLHRVNREMNADFDVSTFEHWEAYDPESGTAKSYLLATKKCEVNIKKLPLKVSFNKWETIHTEISQKYDDHMVEWLAKESGLQISQIFEDQKKLFKDYLFKKKI, encoded by the coding sequence ATGACAAAAAAAGAATCGTTCCAACAGGAATTTGAACAACACGTAAAAGAAGGACTGAGTAAATTTCCTAAGTTTTTAAGCTCTAAATATATTTATGACGATCGTGGTGATAAGCTCTTCCAGCAAATCATGGCATTGCCAGAATATTACCTGACAACGGCAGAGTTTAATATTATCAACCAGTACAAAAGTGATTTGAGGTCGCTTTTTGAGAATGATAAGGGATTTGACCTTATAGAACTAGGTGCTGGAGACGGAAAGAAAACTAAAGTATTTCTTGAAGAACTTGATCATCATAAATCTAACTTCACCTACATACCCATAGATATAAGCCAGCACGCTATAGACGAACTTTCTTCGTCTATTAAAAAAGTCTGGCCCAAAATGGATGTTCAAGGTGAACAAGGAACCTATTTCAAAGTCCTTAAACAACTGGCTAAATACAATAAAAGACCCAAGATGATTATGGTATTAGGCTCCAACATTGGAAATCTAGCCCATGCAGAAGCTATAGATTTTTTGAAACAGATTCAAAAAATTATGTCTTCAGAAGATAGATTGTTTATGGGGTTTGATCAGAAAAAAGACCCGTTGACGATTCAAACTGCCTATGCCGATACTACTGGTGTTACTCAGGAATTTAATCGCAATCTATTACATCGAGTAAATCGTGAAATGAATGCCGATTTTGATGTCAGTACGTTTGAGCACTGGGAAGCTTATGACCCAGAAAGCGGAACCGCAAAAAGCTACCTGCTGGCTACAAAAAAATGCGAGGTGAATATTAAAAAGTTACCTCTTAAAGTAAGTTTCAATAAATGGGAAACCATCCACACTGAAATTTCTCAGAAATACGACGACCATATGGTAGAATGGCTTGCAAAAGAATCTGGACTTCAAATATCTCAGATTTTTGAAGATCAAAAAAAGCTTTTCAAAGATTACCTGTTTAAAAAGAAAATTTAA
- the rplM gene encoding 50S ribosomal protein L13 encodes MNTLSYKTISANSATVNKEWVLIDAAEQPLGRMSSIAAKFLRGKYKTNFTPHVDCGDNVIIINADKITLSGNKWSEKTYIRHTGYPGGQRSLTANELFAKDPTRVVERAVKGMLPKNKLGSAIYRNLKVYSGAEHGHEAQQPKTINLNEVK; translated from the coding sequence GTGAATACTTTAAGTTACAAAACAATTTCAGCGAACAGCGCTACAGTAAACAAAGAATGGGTACTGATAGATGCTGCTGAACAGCCACTAGGTCGTATGTCATCAATAGCTGCAAAGTTTTTGAGAGGTAAATACAAGACCAATTTTACTCCACACGTAGACTGTGGTGATAATGTCATCATTATAAACGCTGATAAGATCACTCTAAGTGGTAACAAATGGAGTGAGAAAACATACATCAGACACACTGGCTATCCAGGTGGACAACGTAGCCTTACTGCAAATGAATTATTTGCTAAAGACCCTACTCGTGTTGTAGAACGTGCTGTAAAAGGTATGTTACCTAAAAATAAATTGGGAAGCGCAATCTATCGCAACCTAAAAGTGTATTCTGGTGCTGAGCACGGTCATGAAGCACAACAACCTAAAACCATTAATCTTAACGAGGTAAAGTAA
- the tsf gene encoding translation elongation factor Ts, which produces MAKISAAEVGKLRKTTGAGMMDCKKALVEAEGDFDKAIEILRKKGQKVAAKRADRDSSEGVVVSNINEANTRGILLSLNCETDFVAKNDTYVTLANKIATVAHTCNSKEEVLASKFDDSMTVEEKLIEQTGVIGEKLEIGGFEAFEAPFVGGYVHGNKIGALTGLSTSSDHAAEVAKSVSMQVASMGATTLSYKDFDGAFVQSETESRIAAIEKDNIERGRLGKNLLNIPLFISRSQLTDDALATAKATYEAELQAEGKPEAIWERIIPGKMERFIADNTSLDKEQALLDQDYIMDDKQTVAQFVSSKEAQVVGFKRISIA; this is translated from the coding sequence ATGGCTAAAATATCTGCTGCTGAAGTAGGAAAATTAAGAAAGACAACTGGAGCTGGAATGATGGACTGTAAAAAGGCCCTTGTTGAAGCTGAAGGTGATTTTGATAAAGCAATAGAAATCCTTAGAAAAAAAGGTCAAAAAGTAGCTGCAAAGCGCGCTGACCGTGATTCTTCTGAAGGAGTTGTTGTTTCAAATATCAATGAAGCTAACACAAGAGGTATTCTTTTATCCCTTAATTGTGAGACTGACTTTGTTGCAAAAAACGATACATACGTAACCTTAGCAAATAAGATTGCTACTGTAGCCCATACCTGTAACTCAAAAGAAGAAGTTCTTGCTTCTAAATTTGACGACAGTATGACTGTAGAAGAAAAACTTATTGAGCAAACTGGCGTTATCGGTGAGAAACTTGAAATTGGTGGTTTTGAAGCTTTTGAAGCTCCTTTCGTAGGCGGCTATGTTCACGGTAATAAAATCGGTGCATTAACTGGTCTTTCTACAAGTAGTGATCACGCTGCAGAGGTTGCAAAATCTGTGTCTATGCAAGTAGCTTCCATGGGAGCAACAACACTTTCATATAAAGACTTTGATGGTGCATTTGTGCAGTCTGAAACAGAATCAAGAATTGCTGCTATTGAAAAAGATAACATCGAACGTGGACGTTTAGGTAAAAATCTTTTGAATATACCTTTATTTATCTCTAGATCTCAATTAACAGATGATGCTCTTGCTACTGCAAAAGCAACTTATGAAGCTGAGCTTCAAGCGGAAGGGAAACCAGAAGCTATCTGGGAAAGAATTATACCAGGTAAAATGGAGCGTTTTATTGCTGACAATACTTCTCTTGATAAAGAGCAAGCATTATTAGACCAGGACTATATTATGGATGACAAACAAACTGTAGCACAGTTTGTATCGTCTAAAGAAGCTCAAGTAGTAGGATTCAAAAGAATCTCTATCGCTTAA
- a CDS encoding dihydrolipoamide dehydrogenase: MKYITLLFVLAITLTSCDGPQGPPGFDGFDGLNGADGVNITATSIERTVDFFAPDYEVLIDYPATVTVFPNDMTLVYLLWDEVPGNNGGTVDVWRLLPQTIYSNFGEFQYNFDATNGDARIFIDAPASTDLSQLAPADISNQTFRIVILPVDLLNSGVDLNDYNAVMSLAGLNTEDIIVIE, translated from the coding sequence ATGAAATATATTACCCTTCTTTTTGTTCTCGCTATAACGTTAACCAGTTGTGATGGACCACAAGGACCTCCAGGATTTGACGGCTTCGACGGTCTAAATGGTGCAGATGGTGTAAACATTACTGCAACTTCCATAGAAAGAACCGTAGATTTCTTTGCCCCAGACTATGAGGTATTGATTGATTACCCAGCAACCGTAACGGTTTTCCCAAATGACATGACCTTAGTTTATCTATTATGGGACGAAGTTCCTGGAAATAACGGCGGTACCGTAGATGTGTGGAGGTTATTACCACAAACTATTTATAGCAACTTTGGAGAATTTCAATACAATTTTGACGCAACTAATGGAGATGCGAGAATATTTATAGACGCTCCAGCAAGTACTGACCTCAGTCAACTTGCTCCTGCTGACATCTCTAACCAGACCTTTAGAATTGTAATTCTGCCAGTAGATCTTTTAAACTCTGGTGTAGACCTGAACGATTACAATGCAGTTATGAGTCTAGCAGGTTTAAACACAGAAGACATCATCGTGATAGAATAA
- the rpsI gene encoding 30S ribosomal protein S9, with product METLHKIGRRKTAVARVYLTEGKGEVTINKKDLTDYFTTGMLQYKVKQAFTLTNTTDIYDVKASVHGGGITGQAEAIRLAIARALVEIDEENRIALKPEGLMTRDPRMVERKKFGQKKARKKFQFSKR from the coding sequence ATGGAAACATTACACAAAATAGGTAGAAGAAAAACTGCCGTTGCTCGTGTTTACCTTACAGAAGGTAAAGGTGAAGTAACAATTAACAAGAAAGATCTTACAGACTATTTTACAACAGGAATGTTGCAATACAAGGTAAAACAAGCTTTCACACTTACAAACACTACAGACATTTACGATGTAAAAGCAAGCGTTCACGGTGGTGGAATCACTGGACAAGCTGAGGCTATACGCCTTGCTATCGCTAGAGCTCTTGTGGAAATCGATGAAGAAAACCGTATAGCTTTAAAGCCAGAAGGTCTTATGACTCGTGACCCAAGAATGGTGGAACGTAAAAAATTCGGTCAAAAGAAAGCGAGAAAGAAATTCCAATTCTCCAAACGTTAA